The Actinomadura graeca nucleotide sequence GCGGCGGCGTGCTGAGCACCTCGGTCAACCAGACCAAGGAGCTCAAGGTGGGCACCAAGGCCACCATCACCGCGGCGCAGGCGGCCAAGACGTCGCGCGCCAAGGTCGGCAAGGTCGACACGGCCACGACCCGCCTCATGGTCCTGGCCGAAGGTTCCGGCCGCCTGGTCTACGAGACGGTCGTCAGCGGCCACCAGAAGGGCGCGGAGACCAAGCTCCACGTCCTCGTCGACGCCAAGAACGGCAAGGTCGTCCAGACCTGGGACGAGGTCCGTGACGCCGCGGCCGCCGACGACAAGAGCCACTTCCACGGCACGGTCGACGTCGCCACCGCCGCGACGTCGATGACCGACTCCTCGCGTCCCGGCCACCAGTGCGGCGGCCAGAACGGCTCGGCGTTCACCGGCACCGACAGCGCGTGGGGCGACGGCAGCGGCACCAACCTGGAGACCGCCTGCGTCGACACCCTGTACGCGGTGCAAAAAGAGTGGGACATGCTGAAGGAGTGGCTGGGCCGTAACGGCACCAACGGCAACGGCCGCGGGTTCCCGTCGCGCGTCGGCCTCAACCAGGTCAACGCGTTCTGGAACGGCAGCTACACCAACTTCGGCCACAACCAGGCCAACAACAAGCAGGCGACCTCGATCGACGTCGTCGGCCACGAGAACGGCCACGCGATCTTCACCAACACCCCCGGTGGCGACAGCGGCGGCAACGAGAAGGGCGGGATGAACGAGTCCGCCGGCGACATCTTCGGCGCGCTCACCGAGCACTACCTGAACGAGCCGCAGCAGTTCGACCCGCCGGACTACCTGGTGGGCGAGGAGATCGACCTGGTCGGCCAGGGCCCGATCCGCAACATGTACGACCCGAGCGCCAAGGGCGACCCGAACTGCTACACCTCCTCGATCCCGAACACCGAGGTGCACAAGGCCGCCGGCCCGCAGAACCACTGGTTCTACCTGCTGGCCGAGGGCTCGTCCCCGACGAACGGCAGCCCGAAGAGCCCGACCTGCAACAACTCCACGGTCGCGGGCATCGGCATCAAGAAGGCCGGCCAGATCTTCCTGGGCGGCCTGCAGCGCAAGGTGTCGGCGTGGACCCACGCGCGTGCGCGTACCGCGACGATCGCCGCCGCGGTCGAGCTGTTCCCCGGCTCCGCCGCCGAGTGCACCGCCGTGAAGGCCGCCTGGGCCGCCGTGAGCGTCCCGGCGCAGAGTGGCGAGGCCGCGTGCCCCGCCAAGGGCCGTGGATGACCGTCAGGGCTTCCCACCGGAACGCCTGACGGCCCGTCCCTGCTGACGGTCACCGCCGAGGGCGCGCTCCCCGTGCGCTCCCCGTGCGCCATCCGTGCGCCGCACGGCGCCCCGCGGTGACCGCCGGCGCCCGACCCGTCCCAACCCGCGGCCCGTGACGGGGCCCGCTCTCCCCGTCACGGGCCGCGCCCCTACCCAGCACCACGTGACCTCTGGAGGAACCCCATGAGACCCCGCACCACGGCGATCTTCGGGGCGGCCGCTCTCGCGCTGTCCGCCCTGCTGCCCGGCGCAGCGGCCTCCGCGGCCCCCACCGTGCCCGTGGCGCCTCCCGCGTCCGCGACCAGGCTCGCGGCGCCCGACATCCCCGTCGCGAACGTCAAGGCGCACCTCGCACA carries:
- a CDS encoding M4 family metallopeptidase, with the protein product MRHQTAIGAAAVMAVGFAVAMSAPATGATTRTAPAAPAGPEARTLAASSADRMVAAQPAQFYAAPKDKIYRTNITSGLGGLQYVEYQRTYDGLPVHGGDFVVTTNSGGGVLSTSVNQTKELKVGTKATITAAQAAKTSRAKVGKVDTATTRLMVLAEGSGRLVYETVVSGHQKGAETKLHVLVDAKNGKVVQTWDEVRDAAAADDKSHFHGTVDVATAATSMTDSSRPGHQCGGQNGSAFTGTDSAWGDGSGTNLETACVDTLYAVQKEWDMLKEWLGRNGTNGNGRGFPSRVGLNQVNAFWNGSYTNFGHNQANNKQATSIDVVGHENGHAIFTNTPGGDSGGNEKGGMNESAGDIFGALTEHYLNEPQQFDPPDYLVGEEIDLVGQGPIRNMYDPSAKGDPNCYTSSIPNTEVHKAAGPQNHWFYLLAEGSSPTNGSPKSPTCNNSTVAGIGIKKAGQIFLGGLQRKVSAWTHARARTATIAAAVELFPGSAAECTAVKAAWAAVSVPAQSGEAACPAKGRG